From one Salinibacterium hongtaonis genomic stretch:
- a CDS encoding acyl-CoA thioesterase produces the protein MNLIWRTLLHFFLSRRRSTLGPFDVSSTAFRVLPTDLDTNRHMNNGRYLSISDLGRLDLLRRTGVYATLMRNEWYPVVQSSSMTHRKSLMPWQKFEVESKVSGFDDRAVYMEQRFVVKGEIYASIVLKARFLKRTGGTVPMNELVAALGFDAPHTEPAGWVQRWAQDAALPSTRQPAPSEW, from the coding sequence GTGAACCTGATCTGGCGTACCCTGCTGCACTTCTTTCTCTCCCGTCGACGTTCGACCCTGGGGCCTTTCGATGTGTCATCGACCGCGTTTCGGGTGCTGCCGACCGACCTCGATACCAACCGCCATATGAACAATGGGCGCTATCTTTCGATCTCCGACCTGGGGCGGCTCGACCTGCTCCGTCGCACAGGGGTCTATGCCACTCTGATGCGCAATGAGTGGTATCCCGTCGTGCAGAGCTCATCGATGACGCACAGAAAGTCGCTCATGCCGTGGCAGAAATTCGAAGTGGAATCTAAGGTTTCTGGTTTCGACGACAGGGCCGTCTACATGGAGCAACGCTTCGTAGTGAAGGGCGAGATCTACGCATCGATCGTGCTCAAGGCCCGCTTTCTCAAGCGAACGGGCGGCACGGTTCCTATGAATGAACTCGTCGCTGCGCTTGGCTTTGATGCCCCGCACACGGAGCCGGCGGGGTGGGTGCAACGGTGGGCTCAGGATGCCGCGCTGCCGTCGACGCGGCAGCCAGCGCCGAGCGAGTGGTAG
- a CDS encoding rhodanese-related sulfurtransferase — MSVPKILLYYCFTPLADPEAIRLWQRDLCEGLGLKGRILISEHGINGTVGGDIAAVKRYLRKTREYAPFKSMDVKWSDGQGDDFPRLSVRVRDELVSFGAPGELEVNADGVVGGGQRLSPEQLHELVEEKQVTFFDGRNAFEAEIGRFRGAIVPEVETTRDFVAEIESGKYDHLKDEPIVTYCTGGIRCEVLTSLMRNRGFNEVYQLDGGIVRYGEKFGDSGLWDGSLYVFDQRMAVQFSDNAVTIGECFLCGAASDRMTNCHDLSCRVQMVVCDEHVESAACAEHPLVSV; from the coding sequence GTGTCCGTGCCGAAAATCCTGCTCTATTACTGTTTCACTCCGCTTGCCGACCCCGAAGCGATTCGCCTGTGGCAGCGCGACCTGTGTGAGGGTCTCGGCCTGAAGGGTCGCATCCTCATTTCGGAGCACGGCATCAACGGAACCGTCGGTGGTGACATCGCTGCGGTCAAGCGCTATCTGCGCAAGACGCGAGAGTACGCGCCGTTCAAAAGTATGGACGTCAAGTGGAGCGACGGCCAGGGAGACGACTTTCCCCGCCTGAGCGTGCGTGTTCGCGACGAACTCGTGAGCTTTGGCGCCCCCGGCGAACTCGAGGTGAATGCCGACGGCGTCGTCGGCGGCGGCCAGCGGCTCTCCCCCGAGCAGTTGCACGAACTCGTAGAAGAGAAGCAGGTCACCTTCTTCGACGGACGCAACGCGTTCGAGGCCGAGATCGGGCGGTTCCGCGGGGCGATCGTGCCCGAGGTCGAGACGACGCGCGATTTTGTCGCCGAGATCGAGAGCGGCAAATACGACCACCTCAAGGATGAACCGATCGTCACCTACTGCACCGGCGGCATCCGGTGCGAGGTCCTCACGAGCCTCATGCGCAACCGCGGATTCAATGAGGTCTACCAACTCGATGGCGGCATCGTTCGCTACGGCGAGAAGTTTGGCGACTCTGGCCTGTGGGACGGTTCCCTCTATGTTTTCGACCAGCGGATGGCCGTGCAGTTCTCCGACAACGCGGTCACGATCGGTGAGTGCTTTCTGTGCGGTGCAGCCTCGGACCGCATGACCAACTGTCACGACCTGTCGTGCCGGGTGCAGATGGTGGTGTGCGACGAGCACGTCGAGAGCGCGGCGTGCGCCGAGCATCCGCTCGTCTCTGTTTAG
- a CDS encoding ArsR/SmtB family transcription factor, whose amino-acid sequence MAGQANLDQVFGALADPTRRRILSILRDGDATVAELAAPFSISQPAVSRHLKVLENAGLIARQRAGTARLSELTAAPLRDAAHWIVAFEEFWPGSADRQEESLLENFLTDDEWII is encoded by the coding sequence ATGGCAGGGCAGGCCAATCTCGACCAGGTTTTCGGAGCTCTCGCCGACCCCACGCGTCGGCGTATTTTGAGCATCCTGCGCGATGGCGACGCAACCGTTGCCGAGCTGGCCGCCCCCTTCAGCATTAGCCAGCCCGCCGTTTCGCGCCACCTGAAGGTTCTCGAAAATGCGGGGCTCATAGCGCGGCAGCGAGCAGGGACGGCGCGCTTGAGCGAGCTCACCGCCGCGCCCCTGAGGGATGCGGCCCACTGGATTGTGGCGTTCGAAGAATTCTGGCCCGGCAGCGCTGATCGTCAGGAGGAGTCGCTGCTCGAGAACTTTCTCACCGACGACGAATGGATCATCTAG
- a CDS encoding 6-phosphofructokinase: protein MRIGILTSGGDAPGLNAVIRGAVLKGDKMYNQEFVGFRSGWRGVIEEELLPLGRHEVRGISKQGGTILGTSRTNPFEGNGGPDRIREVLERNDIESIIAIGGEGTLAAARRLSDAGLPIVGVPKTIDNDISATDYTFGFDTAVQIATDAMDRLRTTGDAHGRCMIAEVMGRHVGWIALHSGMAAGAHAILIPEQKTSMDQIIEWVTSASDRGRAPLVVVSEGFLLDTMDDTHHERGLDAFGRPRLGGIGEMLAPMIEERTGIETRATTLGHIQRGGTPTSYDRVLATRLGMSVLELARTKQWGKMVALRGTDIITVPFEDALGQLKTVPQHRYDEARVLFG, encoded by the coding sequence ATGCGCATAGGAATCCTCACCAGCGGCGGCGACGCCCCCGGACTCAACGCCGTCATCCGCGGTGCCGTCCTCAAGGGCGACAAGATGTACAACCAGGAGTTCGTGGGATTCCGAAGCGGATGGCGCGGCGTCATAGAAGAAGAGCTGCTGCCGCTTGGCCGCCACGAGGTCAGGGGAATCTCCAAGCAGGGCGGAACCATCCTGGGCACCTCCCGCACGAACCCCTTCGAGGGCAACGGCGGCCCTGACCGCATTCGCGAGGTGCTTGAGCGCAACGACATCGAATCGATCATTGCCATCGGCGGAGAAGGCACCCTCGCCGCCGCCCGCCGCCTCAGCGATGCCGGTCTGCCCATCGTCGGCGTTCCCAAGACCATCGACAACGACATCTCCGCAACCGACTACACATTCGGCTTCGACACCGCAGTGCAGATCGCAACGGATGCCATGGACAGACTGCGCACCACCGGCGACGCCCATGGCCGCTGCATGATCGCCGAGGTAATGGGCCGGCATGTGGGCTGGATCGCCCTGCACTCGGGCATGGCAGCCGGGGCGCACGCCATCCTCATCCCCGAGCAGAAGACGTCGATGGATCAGATCATCGAATGGGTGACCAGCGCCAGCGACAGAGGTCGCGCGCCGCTCGTTGTCGTTTCTGAGGGATTCTTGCTCGACACGATGGACGACACCCACCACGAGCGCGGGCTCGATGCCTTCGGCCGACCCCGACTCGGCGGCATCGGCGAGATGCTCGCCCCCATGATCGAGGAGCGCACAGGAATCGAGACCAGGGCAACGACCCTCGGCCACATTCAGCGCGGCGGCACCCCCACCTCCTACGACCGTGTACTCGCCACCCGCCTGGGCATGTCGGTGCTCGAGCTCGCACGCACCAAGCAGTGGGGAAAGATGGTGGCCCTTCGGGGAACCGACATCATCACCGTTCCGTTCGAGGATGCCCTCGGCCAGCTCAAGACGGTGCCGCAGCACCGCTACGACGAGGCCCGGGTGCTGTTCGGGTAG
- a CDS encoding DUF3618 domain-containing protein: protein MTDSHTINPAATAAAARDNLGETLDALEDKLNVKKRASELAENAKRSYDENPVPWIVGATAALLAVGGLVAWAIFSDD, encoded by the coding sequence ATGACGGACTCCCACACGATCAACCCAGCGGCTACTGCCGCTGCCGCCCGCGACAATCTGGGCGAAACCCTCGACGCGCTCGAGGACAAGCTCAACGTCAAAAAGCGAGCATCTGAGCTCGCGGAAAACGCGAAGCGCTCCTACGACGAGAATCCGGTTCCCTGGATTGTCGGCGCCACTGCAGCGCTCCTCGCGGTTGGCGGTCTCGTTGCCTGGGCAATCTTCAGCGACGACTAA
- the panD gene encoding aspartate 1-decarboxylase — MLLTMLKAKVHRATVTQANLHYVGSVTVDSLLLEASGILPGEQVSIVDVTNGARLETYTIAGEPGSGVISINGAAAHLVHPGDIVILIAYAQMTPDEAREFEPSIVHVDADNRIVHLGTDPADATGTSGERPPLAL; from the coding sequence ATGCTGCTCACGATGCTCAAGGCCAAGGTCCACCGCGCGACCGTCACCCAGGCCAACCTCCACTACGTCGGATCTGTAACGGTCGACAGCCTGCTGCTTGAGGCATCCGGAATTCTGCCCGGCGAGCAGGTCTCCATCGTCGACGTGACCAACGGCGCTCGGCTCGAGACCTACACAATTGCGGGCGAACCCGGCAGCGGCGTGATCTCGATCAATGGGGCTGCAGCGCACCTCGTGCACCCCGGAGACATCGTCATCCTCATCGCCTATGCGCAGATGACCCCCGACGAGGCGCGCGAGTTCGAGCCGTCGATCGTGCACGTGGATGCCGACAACCGCATTGTGCACCTCGGCACCGACCCGGCCGACGCCACAGGCACATCCGGCGAGCGCCCTCCTCTCGCTCTCTAG
- a CDS encoding proline dehydrogenase family protein gives MQPTASQPPTNAAELAEASVSTVRQWLAERPAADESGTERDARRLSSLMRDADVRAMTIDFVDRVMRPHDLRVAGRNFEILSRELPETLAPWARVLMQLGGGFSLLLPWPFVPLSRAVFRRITRHFMLDADPRHLEKRLAELKERGVRVTVTMLGDAITTSDDAERHLSEARELLARPDIDQLSLSIAAIAGRTNTWAHDESRARVIDRLEPLYEFAASSAATKFICLDTLDYADVELSLDAFMTLLDRPKLKNYEAGIVVQAYLPDALERYQRLTEWAIARRAEGGAGIKVRLVKGANLAQERAESEPAGWPQAPVDSRLDADTNFKRVLDWALTPERTDAVKLGIGSHNLFEIAYAQQLAEARGVAHRVDYEMLLGMTLNNVPLVASRTGGVLLSAPIVSVHDAASAAGYLCRRLDEIGDESNFASAADTMATDAALFDREASRFLRSVEALAEPAPPAARVQNRETPDGAVDIARTDPTVAANRAWARGILQRSTQSTLQATDVQGAVVRDVSALERIVADTAAAAPGWAGRSAADRAVTMEEIALVLDAYRARIIEVLVSEVGATVTEADAEASRASWLAREYARRVHELDDVENAAFVAVPVSLVAPSWTSPVADTVDGVLSALAAGSAVIVQPAHQAQRSASLVIAAIHEAGIDHALVAMVAPEDATIARATVAHPAIGRVSFWGDRDTAALLRSWRPERPAIGDSVGIASVIVTPSADYRLAAADIVASAFARGGQHPHGTRLVILVGSLLDSAEFRRELADAVITSFAGRPHEISTRVGPLIGPAPERLRRALSVLGSGESWLVQPEPLDAAGQLWRPGVRDGVPAESAVERAVAGPVIALTAVDTLEAAIDLQNSAHPPAAALYSLTLDEIALWLDSVDSGSVHVNHATIGPPPDTLPFGGWRGTTTGPDRVLALADWAPVFGEPQQSVRLDGVSPEVRSLIDAALPSMSFVEFDLVRAGAESDERAWRRHYRDPVELAEFRTLRTVVRHLPVATTIRLSEGASAAQLIRVLAAATRAGARIAISSAEPVAAGLMQLFGSAASPLRVTTVIVESDARWCARLQAGEVTTPHIRVIGGAAEATAIALVHRPEIGVYSAPITTSGRLELLPMLRTQTVTLTAHRYGYADPAIAKIEF, from the coding sequence ATGCAACCGACCGCGTCGCAGCCCCCCACCAACGCAGCCGAACTCGCAGAAGCATCCGTTTCTACCGTGCGCCAATGGCTTGCGGAGCGCCCCGCCGCCGACGAGTCGGGCACAGAACGTGATGCCCGCCGACTCTCGTCCCTCATGCGGGATGCCGATGTTCGCGCCATGACGATCGACTTTGTCGACCGTGTGATGCGCCCCCACGATCTGCGGGTTGCTGGCCGCAACTTCGAGATCCTGTCCCGTGAGCTGCCCGAGACTCTCGCGCCCTGGGCGCGCGTTCTCATGCAACTGGGCGGAGGCTTCTCGCTGCTCCTGCCCTGGCCTTTCGTGCCATTGAGCAGGGCAGTGTTCCGCAGGATCACACGTCACTTCATGCTCGATGCCGACCCTCGCCACCTGGAGAAAAGGCTCGCAGAACTCAAGGAGCGCGGGGTTCGCGTGACGGTGACCATGCTGGGTGACGCCATCACCACGAGCGACGATGCCGAGCGTCACCTCAGCGAGGCCAGGGAGCTGCTCGCTCGCCCCGACATCGATCAGCTTTCCCTCTCGATCGCGGCAATAGCGGGCCGTACCAACACGTGGGCGCACGACGAATCCCGGGCGAGAGTCATCGATCGTCTTGAGCCGCTCTATGAGTTCGCGGCCTCGTCTGCCGCCACAAAGTTCATCTGTCTCGACACCCTCGACTACGCCGACGTTGAGCTGAGCCTCGATGCCTTCATGACGCTTCTCGATCGGCCCAAGCTCAAGAACTATGAGGCCGGCATTGTGGTGCAGGCCTATCTGCCCGATGCGCTCGAACGCTATCAGCGGCTCACCGAATGGGCCATCGCCCGACGGGCTGAGGGCGGCGCCGGCATTAAAGTGCGACTCGTCAAGGGGGCGAATCTCGCGCAGGAGCGAGCTGAATCAGAGCCAGCAGGCTGGCCGCAGGCGCCGGTGGATTCCCGTCTCGACGCGGATACCAACTTCAAGCGGGTGCTCGACTGGGCGTTGACGCCCGAGCGCACCGACGCGGTGAAGCTGGGCATCGGCTCTCACAACCTTTTTGAGATCGCCTATGCCCAGCAGCTCGCCGAGGCTCGGGGGGTCGCTCACCGGGTCGACTACGAAATGCTGCTCGGCATGACGCTGAACAACGTCCCGCTGGTGGCGTCCCGCACAGGAGGTGTGCTGCTCTCCGCGCCCATCGTCTCCGTCCACGACGCGGCGTCGGCGGCCGGATACCTGTGTCGCAGGCTCGACGAGATCGGCGACGAGAGCAACTTCGCCTCAGCAGCCGACACCATGGCCACGGATGCTGCGCTCTTCGACCGCGAAGCATCCCGGTTCCTCCGCTCCGTGGAGGCGCTCGCAGAGCCCGCTCCGCCGGCCGCTCGGGTGCAAAACCGCGAAACCCCGGATGGTGCTGTCGACATTGCCCGCACCGATCCCACAGTCGCGGCGAACAGGGCTTGGGCTCGCGGCATTCTGCAGCGATCGACCCAATCGACGCTGCAGGCCACCGATGTGCAGGGCGCGGTGGTGCGAGACGTTTCTGCCCTCGAGCGAATCGTCGCCGACACCGCCGCGGCCGCGCCGGGGTGGGCTGGCAGGTCAGCGGCAGACCGAGCCGTGACGATGGAGGAGATCGCGCTCGTGCTCGACGCCTATCGCGCGCGCATCATCGAGGTGCTCGTGAGCGAGGTCGGAGCCACGGTGACGGAGGCGGATGCCGAGGCCAGCCGCGCCTCATGGCTCGCCCGCGAATATGCACGGCGTGTGCATGAGCTCGATGACGTGGAGAATGCCGCGTTTGTGGCGGTGCCCGTGAGCCTCGTCGCCCCCTCGTGGACGAGTCCCGTCGCCGACACCGTTGACGGAGTGCTCTCGGCGCTTGCCGCCGGCTCCGCAGTGATTGTGCAGCCGGCGCATCAGGCGCAGCGCAGCGCGTCGCTCGTGATTGCCGCGATTCACGAGGCCGGAATCGACCATGCCCTCGTGGCGATGGTCGCGCCAGAAGATGCAACGATTGCCCGCGCCACGGTAGCTCACCCTGCGATCGGCCGCGTGAGCTTTTGGGGCGACAGAGACACCGCGGCCCTGCTGCGGTCCTGGAGGCCCGAACGCCCCGCAATCGGCGACAGTGTGGGCATCGCATCCGTGATCGTTACTCCCAGCGCTGACTACCGCCTCGCCGCGGCCGATATCGTGGCCAGCGCATTCGCGCGGGGTGGGCAGCATCCGCACGGCACCCGCCTCGTGATTCTGGTGGGGTCCCTGCTCGACTCCGCCGAGTTTCGCAGGGAGCTCGCCGACGCCGTCATCACCTCGTTTGCGGGTCGCCCCCACGAGATCTCCACCCGGGTAGGTCCGCTGATCGGTCCCGCTCCCGAGCGGCTGCGCCGGGCGCTGAGCGTGCTCGGCAGCGGAGAGAGCTGGCTCGTGCAGCCGGAGCCTTTGGACGCGGCAGGGCAGCTCTGGCGGCCCGGTGTGCGGGACGGGGTCCCCGCAGAGAGCGCCGTCGAACGGGCCGTCGCCGGCCCCGTGATCGCGCTCACCGCAGTGGACACCCTCGAGGCGGCGATCGATCTTCAGAACTCCGCCCATCCGCCCGCCGCCGCCCTCTATTCGCTCACGCTCGACGAGATCGCGCTGTGGCTCGACTCCGTGGACTCGGGCAGCGTCCATGTAAACCACGCCACGATCGGGCCGCCGCCAGACACCCTTCCATTCGGCGGATGGCGCGGCACGACCACGGGACCAGACAGAGTGCTTGCCCTGGCCGACTGGGCGCCGGTGTTCGGGGAGCCGCAGCAGTCAGTGCGCCTCGACGGCGTCTCGCCCGAGGTGCGATCTCTCATCGACGCGGCACTGCCGTCGATGTCGTTCGTGGAGTTCGACCTCGTGCGAGCCGGCGCAGAAAGCGATGAGCGGGCCTGGCGGCGCCACTACCGCGACCCCGTGGAACTCGCTGAGTTTCGCACGCTGCGCACGGTGGTTCGTCACCTGCCCGTTGCCACCACCATTCGCCTCTCGGAAGGGGCCTCCGCCGCGCAGCTCATTCGTGTGCTTGCGGCGGCCACCAGGGCGGGTGCCCGAATCGCGATCAGCTCTGCCGAGCCGGTCGCCGCGGGGCTGATGCAGCTCTTCGGCAGCGCTGCGAGCCCGCTGAGGGTGACGACAGTGATCGTGGAGAGCGACGCCCGCTGGTGCGCCAGGCTGCAGGCTGGCGAGGTCACGACGCCGCACATCCGCGTAATCGGCGGGGCCGCCGAGGCGACCGCAATTGCCCTCGTGCACCGCCCAGAAATCGGCGTCTATTCAGCGCCGATCACAACCTCGGGGCGCCTCGAGCTGCTGCCGATGTTGCGCACGCAAACCGTGACCCTCACGGCACATCGCTATGGCTACGCCGACCCGGCCATCGCCAAGATCGAGTTCTAG
- a CDS encoding MDR family oxidoreductase: MRALWTSQTDDAITTELTELDDSVLHDDERAPGDVIVDIEYSGINYKDGLAIMGRPGVIRNYPLIPGIDLVGTIASIDTSAPDAADAAPRFAVGDPVIVTGWGVGESFHGGLAERARVKSEWLVPLPSTISAARAAAIGTAGFTAMLAVLALERSGALEAEGPVLVTGAAGGVGSIATLLLSRLGHSVTASTGRPEQAGYLRSLGASDVIDRSELSAVGRPLQKQRWAAAIDAVGGATLANVLAQTNYDGAVASCGLAQSADLPTTVMPFILRGVKLLGINSVLAPLPLRETAWARLARDLDLDALDSLTTTVPLEAAIDQAALILEGGVRGRTVVDVRA; encoded by the coding sequence ATGCGTGCCCTGTGGACTTCTCAGACCGACGATGCCATCACCACCGAGCTCACGGAGCTCGACGACTCCGTGCTGCACGACGATGAGCGAGCGCCCGGCGATGTGATTGTCGACATCGAGTATTCGGGCATCAACTACAAGGACGGCTTGGCGATCATGGGCAGGCCAGGGGTGATTCGCAATTACCCCCTCATCCCGGGAATCGACCTGGTCGGCACCATCGCCTCCATTGACACCAGCGCCCCGGATGCTGCGGATGCTGCGCCCAGATTCGCGGTCGGCGACCCCGTCATTGTCACCGGCTGGGGCGTCGGCGAGAGCTTTCACGGCGGGCTAGCGGAACGCGCGCGCGTCAAGTCGGAGTGGCTCGTCCCCCTGCCCAGCACCATTAGCGCAGCCCGCGCCGCCGCTATCGGCACCGCCGGGTTCACCGCCATGCTGGCAGTGCTTGCCCTCGAGAGGTCGGGCGCTCTCGAGGCAGAGGGCCCAGTATTGGTTACCGGCGCAGCGGGTGGTGTGGGATCTATCGCAACCCTCCTGCTTTCGCGGCTCGGCCACAGCGTCACTGCGTCGACCGGCCGACCGGAGCAGGCGGGCTACCTTCGTTCTCTCGGCGCCTCAGACGTCATCGACCGGTCGGAGCTTTCTGCCGTTGGTCGCCCTTTGCAAAAGCAGCGCTGGGCGGCGGCCATCGATGCGGTCGGCGGCGCGACCCTCGCCAATGTGCTCGCGCAGACCAACTACGACGGCGCTGTCGCATCGTGCGGACTCGCTCAGAGCGCCGACCTGCCCACAACCGTGATGCCGTTCATCCTGCGGGGCGTCAAGCTCCTCGGCATCAATTCCGTGCTGGCTCCCCTGCCGCTGCGCGAAACGGCGTGGGCGCGGTTGGCGCGGGACCTTGACCTCGACGCACTCGACTCGCTCACCACGACGGTTCCGCTGGAGGCGGCTATCGACCAGGCCGCCCTCATCCTCGAAGGAGGAGTTCGCGGCCGCACGGTGGTCGACGTTCGAGCCTAG
- a CDS encoding phage holin family protein yields MTDPTSTPRPPKRSLFELIADVPRLVSELVTAEIEQLKAEMFAKFKALGLGAGLIAGAIVVVLFMVGVLLTSAVLALSLVMPGWAAALVVAGVLLIIAAILALIGYRVMKKGTPPVPEKTIESVKSDLDVIRGVNR; encoded by the coding sequence ATGACGGACCCCACCTCGACTCCTCGTCCTCCCAAACGGTCGCTGTTTGAGCTGATCGCGGATGTTCCGCGCCTCGTCTCCGAGCTGGTTACCGCAGAGATCGAGCAGCTCAAGGCGGAGATGTTCGCCAAGTTCAAGGCCCTGGGCCTCGGAGCAGGCCTCATCGCCGGCGCTATTGTCGTCGTGCTGTTCATGGTGGGCGTGCTTCTGACCTCGGCCGTTTTGGCCCTGTCGCTGGTGATGCCCGGCTGGGCGGCGGCTCTTGTCGTCGCCGGCGTTCTGCTGATCATCGCTGCGATTCTGGCGCTCATCGGCTATCGAGTGATGAAGAAGGGCACCCCACCGGTTCCCGAGAAGACCATCGAGAGCGTTAAGAGCGACCTGGATGTTATCCGCGGGGTCAACCGTTAG
- a CDS encoding uroporphyrinogen-III synthase codes for MTPLRPAKPLTGWRVLVPRGGAYGENVAATLRSFGATAVVAPMINFSMPEDTAPLDTALERLEAGFYDWLVVSSATSVDVLNQRGVQVPARTSIACVGETARAALTLAGYEVDFVPSLDNSPRGLLREWPEDARGGTALVPLAGDIGSHGLEGLSDVGLDVDFVVSHRVIGIPVADRVKADVASGRISAILISSGIVAREVTEQLGVLPETTVVACIGPRTAFDARAAGLTVDVISDDRTAETLVEALAEYARERPAEAQ; via the coding sequence ATGACCCCCCTTCGCCCGGCAAAGCCGTTGACCGGTTGGCGCGTGCTCGTGCCCCGCGGCGGCGCCTACGGTGAGAACGTCGCCGCAACGCTTCGCAGCTTCGGGGCGACCGCGGTTGTCGCACCGATGATCAACTTCTCCATGCCAGAAGACACCGCCCCGCTCGACACCGCGCTCGAACGCCTTGAGGCGGGTTTCTATGACTGGCTTGTCGTGAGCAGCGCGACGTCGGTCGACGTGCTCAACCAGCGAGGAGTGCAGGTGCCGGCGCGCACCAGCATCGCGTGCGTGGGAGAAACGGCCCGCGCCGCTCTCACCCTCGCTGGCTACGAGGTGGACTTTGTGCCGAGCCTCGACAACTCCCCGCGCGGTCTTCTGCGTGAGTGGCCAGAGGATGCCCGCGGCGGAACCGCCCTGGTTCCCCTGGCGGGAGATATTGGCTCGCACGGGCTAGAGGGCCTCAGCGATGTGGGCCTCGATGTCGACTTTGTCGTTTCGCACCGCGTCATTGGCATTCCCGTCGCCGACCGGGTTAAGGCCGATGTCGCCTCAGGTCGCATCAGCGCCATCCTGATCAGCTCGGGAATTGTGGCCCGCGAGGTTACCGAGCAGCTCGGCGTTCTGCCCGAGACCACGGTTGTGGCCTGCATCGGGCCGCGCACCGCATTCGATGCCAGGGCGGCGGGCCTCACGGTCGATGTGATCTCAGACGATCGCACGGCGGAAACCCTGGTCGAGGCCCTGGCCGAGTATGCGCGCGAGCGCCCGGCCGAGGCACAGTAA
- a CDS encoding Lrp/AsnC family transcriptional regulator, producing the protein MDNLDTGILTLLRKNARAGYGDIGDVIGLSASAVKRRVDRLVADGVIRGFTIQVDPAVDGLGTEAYVELFCRGTVSPGDLRRMLGEIPEVVGAGTVSGSADAIVHMRSRDITSLEAAIERVRDAPNVDHTRSSIVLSKLIERARD; encoded by the coding sequence CGAGGGCGGGATATGGCGACATCGGCGACGTGATCGGGCTTTCGGCCTCCGCAGTCAAGCGCCGGGTCGACCGGCTCGTCGCCGACGGAGTGATTCGCGGCTTCACCATCCAGGTCGACCCCGCCGTCGACGGACTCGGCACCGAGGCCTATGTCGAGCTGTTCTGCCGCGGCACCGTTTCGCCGGGCGACCTGCGCAGGATGCTCGGCGAAATCCCCGAGGTTGTCGGTGCCGGAACCGTGAGCGGCAGCGCCGACGCGATCGTGCACATGCGCAGCCGCGACATCACGAGTTTGGAGGCCGCTATCGAACGGGTGCGCGATGCCCCCAATGTTGACCACACCCGCAGTTCGATCGTTCTCTCGAAGCTGATCGAGCGAGCGCGAGACTGA
- a CDS encoding isopenicillin N synthase family dioxygenase has translation MTTATLPVLDLSRLNQGDDEAAAFRRELRDATHEYGFFYLTGHGIPHELFDGIIGTAREFFDLPDADKLEIENIKSRHFRGYTRVGGELTQGRVDWREQIDIGPERAAVEKGEGVAPFWTLEGPNQWPTALPHLRDVVAEWQAQMDALSITLMRAWAESLGADPDVFDAAFAHEPSTLIKIVRYPGKDDPEPQQGVGAHKDFGVLTLLYVEEGKVGLQVEKDGDWIDAPPLPYAFVVNIGELLEVATEGYLRATIHRVVSPGSGQDRISVPYFYAPALDATIPSIPLPDELRAQAGGVTADAHGEPLFSTYGENAIKSRLRAHPDVAAIHHPELVSARTAAPTH, from the coding sequence ATGACCACCGCTACACTCCCCGTCCTCGATCTTTCCCGCCTGAACCAGGGCGATGACGAGGCCGCAGCGTTCCGTCGCGAGCTGCGAGACGCGACCCACGAATACGGTTTTTTCTACCTCACCGGGCACGGCATCCCGCACGAACTCTTCGATGGAATCATCGGCACAGCGCGCGAGTTCTTTGATCTGCCCGACGCAGACAAACTCGAAATCGAGAACATCAAGAGCCGCCACTTTCGCGGCTATACCCGTGTCGGCGGAGAGCTCACGCAGGGCAGGGTCGACTGGCGCGAGCAGATCGACATCGGCCCCGAGCGCGCCGCCGTCGAGAAGGGCGAGGGCGTAGCCCCCTTCTGGACCCTCGAGGGCCCCAACCAGTGGCCCACCGCGCTGCCGCACCTGCGCGACGTTGTGGCCGAATGGCAAGCTCAGATGGATGCCCTCTCGATCACGCTCATGCGCGCCTGGGCCGAATCCCTCGGCGCTGACCCTGACGTGTTCGACGCGGCATTCGCCCACGAGCCGTCGACCTTGATCAAGATTGTGCGCTACCCCGGCAAGGATGACCCCGAGCCCCAGCAGGGCGTTGGCGCCCATAAGGACTTCGGCGTTCTCACCCTGCTCTATGTCGAGGAGGGCAAGGTCGGCTTGCAGGTCGAGAAGGACGGCGACTGGATCGACGCTCCGCCGCTCCCCTACGCCTTTGTCGTCAACATCGGCGAACTTCTCGAAGTCGCGACGGAGGGCTATCTGCGGGCCACCATCCACCGGGTGGTCTCACCCGGCTCGGGGCAGGACCGCATCTCGGTGCCCTACTTCTACGCACCGGCCCTCGACGCCACGATTCCCTCGATTCCGCTGCCGGACGAGCTGCGGGCACAGGCGGGCGGCGTGACCGCCGATGCGCACGGCGAACCGCTGTTCTCTACCTATGGCGAGAATGCCATCAAGAGCCGGCTGCGCGCGCATCCCGATGTCGCCGCGATCCACCACCCCGAACTCGTGAGCGCACGCACGGCGGCACCCACCCACTAG